A genome region from Streptomyces antimycoticus includes the following:
- a CDS encoding ThiF family adenylyltransferase, which translates to MHPMLKPALRRGWRSRDTVQFGVARAHAVVMGPVDTATGSFLELLDGTRGLPLLRQEARAIGLPEGRADALVDRLAAAGLLDEPRDGGEPAAALDRLRPDAGALSVLHPEPGAAARLLAARRAMRVQVRGAGRVGAAVAAALSGSGIGRVDVVDGGCVEPWDVAPGGLSADQIGERRDVAARRVVRQTAPGPLPRRSARERTSAEERTPSGEHGLALVVIAPRDGLAAYAPDPDPAQPLLASGTPHLYAGVIEATGVVGPLVVPGMTPCAGCAAAGRAEREPVWPRMLAQWRSGRRRTAPACDAALAMVVAGLTAVQALAFLDGRPSGGAGVRWELALPSLVWEARPVVAHPGCRCGAAGEEDAVYASAAEAPHATMSG; encoded by the coding sequence ATGCATCCGATGCTGAAGCCCGCGCTGCGGCGCGGCTGGCGGAGCCGGGACACGGTCCAGTTCGGGGTGGCCCGGGCGCATGCGGTGGTGATGGGGCCGGTGGACACGGCCACGGGCAGCTTTCTGGAGCTGCTGGACGGCACCCGCGGTCTGCCACTGCTGCGGCAGGAGGCCCGGGCCATCGGGCTGCCGGAGGGGCGGGCCGACGCACTGGTGGACCGGCTGGCGGCGGCCGGTCTGCTGGATGAGCCGAGGGACGGCGGTGAGCCCGCCGCGGCCCTGGACCGGCTGCGGCCCGACGCGGGGGCGCTCTCGGTGCTGCATCCCGAGCCCGGGGCGGCGGCGCGGCTGCTCGCCGCGCGGCGGGCGATGCGGGTGCAGGTGCGGGGCGCCGGCCGGGTCGGGGCGGCGGTCGCGGCCGCGCTGTCGGGCTCGGGGATCGGCCGGGTCGATGTGGTGGACGGGGGGTGTGTCGAGCCCTGGGATGTGGCTCCCGGTGGGCTGTCCGCCGATCAGATCGGGGAGCGCCGGGATGTGGCCGCGCGTCGCGTGGTGCGACAGACCGCGCCCGGTCCGCTGCCGCGTCGGTCGGCCCGGGAGCGGACCTCCGCGGAAGAGCGGACCCCGTCGGGAGAGCACGGTCTGGCGCTTGTGGTGATCGCCCCGCGTGACGGCCTCGCCGCGTACGCACCGGATCCGGACCCGGCCCAGCCGCTGCTCGCCTCCGGGACACCCCATCTTTACGCGGGAGTCATCGAGGCCACGGGGGTGGTGGGGCCGCTGGTGGTGCCGGGCATGACGCCCTGCGCGGGCTGTGCCGCGGCGGGCCGGGCCGAGCGGGAGCCCGTCTGGCCCCGGATGCTCGCGCAGTGGCGGTCCGGGCGGCGGCGGACCGCCCCGGCCTGTGACGCGGCGCTGGCGATGGTGGTGGCGGGGCTCACCGCGGTGCAGGCGCTGGCCTTCCTCGACGGCCGGCCCTCCGGGGGCGCGGGGGTCCGGTGGGAGTTGGCGCTTCCCTCCCTCGTCTGGGAGGCGCGTCCGGTCGTAGCACATCCCGGATGCCGCTGCGGAGCGGCCGGGGAGGAGGATGCCGTATATGCCTCGGCCGCAGAGGCACCGCACGCGACAATGTCCGGGTGA
- a CDS encoding M48 metallopeptidase family protein produces the protein MPADPSSRTAGESPRSAASAPRTVPSPQSRGSGASAVEVRRSTRRRRTVSAYREGDRTVVLIPARMSEAEEQRWVSVMLDKLAAQESKRMLGDAELAARAELLSGQYLGGRARPATVRWVTNQNTRWGSCTPAEGSIRLSHRLQGMPEYVVDYVLLHELAHLLVPGHGRRFWQLLEAYPRTERARGYLEGVVAAGRLPHLTGPGDDQP, from the coding sequence GTGCCCGCCGATCCGTCCTCTCGCACCGCGGGGGAGAGCCCCCGCAGCGCCGCGAGCGCACCGCGCACCGTCCCGAGCCCGCAGAGCCGAGGCTCGGGCGCGAGCGCGGTCGAGGTCCGCAGGAGCACCCGGCGGCGCAGGACGGTCTCCGCCTATCGCGAGGGCGACCGCACCGTCGTCCTCATCCCCGCCCGGATGTCCGAGGCGGAGGAGCAGCGCTGGGTGAGCGTCATGCTGGACAAGCTGGCCGCGCAGGAGAGCAAGCGGATGCTGGGCGACGCGGAGCTGGCCGCCCGCGCCGAACTGCTCTCCGGCCAGTACCTGGGCGGGCGGGCCCGGCCCGCCACCGTCCGCTGGGTCACCAACCAGAACACCCGCTGGGGGTCGTGCACGCCTGCCGAGGGCAGCATCCGGCTCTCGCACCGGCTCCAGGGCATGCCGGAGTACGTCGTGGACTATGTGCTCCTCCACGAGCTGGCCCATCTGCTGGTGCCGGGCCACGGCCGGCGCTTCTGGCAGCTCCTGGAGGCGTATCCGCGGACCGAGCGGGCGCGGGGCTATCTCGAAGGGGTGGTCGCCGCCGGGCGGTTGCCGCACCTCACCGGGCCCGGGGACGACCAGCCGTAG
- a CDS encoding AIM24 family protein: protein MDQQMISGFAPAPVAARMENHGASMLKVAMQSGQDLFARTGSMVAYEGFVQYEPNPPAVRQMASQWLTGEGAPLMRCSGDGLLYLADYGANVVCINLNGDALSVNGTNLLAFDAHLQWGVERVKGIAKFAGQGLFNVGVSGTGWVALTSRGTPIVVDCGRGEDETYVDPDALVAWSSGLKVKGKRSFKASSLIGRGSGEAYQLGFSGQGFVVVQPSEDSTDRLRARG, encoded by the coding sequence ATGGACCAGCAAATGATCTCGGGCTTCGCACCCGCCCCGGTCGCCGCCCGCATGGAGAACCACGGCGCCAGCATGCTCAAGGTCGCCATGCAGAGCGGCCAGGACCTCTTCGCCCGCACCGGCTCGATGGTGGCCTACGAGGGCTTCGTCCAGTACGAGCCCAACCCGCCCGCGGTACGTCAGATGGCCTCCCAGTGGCTGACCGGCGAGGGCGCCCCGCTGATGCGGTGCAGCGGCGACGGGCTGCTCTACCTCGCCGACTACGGGGCCAACGTCGTCTGCATCAACCTCAACGGTGACGCGCTGTCGGTCAACGGCACCAACCTCCTCGCCTTCGACGCGCATCTCCAGTGGGGCGTCGAACGGGTCAAGGGCATCGCCAAGTTCGCCGGGCAGGGCCTGTTCAACGTGGGTGTCTCCGGCACCGGCTGGGTCGCCCTGACCTCGCGCGGCACGCCGATCGTGGTCGACTGCGGCCGCGGTGAGGACGAGACCTATGTGGACCCGGACGCACTCGTGGCCTGGTCCTCGGGGCTCAAGGTGAAGGGCAAGCGCAGCTTCAAGGCGTCGTCCCTGATCGGCCGGGGCAGCGGCGAGGCATATCAGCTCGGTTTCTCCGGGCAGGGCTTCGTCGTCGTACAGCCCAGTGAGGACAGCACCGACCGGCTCCGGGCCCGGGGCTGA
- a CDS encoding AIM24 family protein, whose product MQSPLFAFTEAQTQDRYALQNPQLLRVALSGHEDVLARKGSMVAYQGLIEFDGEYQTPGQRMTRSRAGEGLDLMRCSGQGTVYLANLAQHIHVMDVDHDGLTVDSSYVLALDSTLHWETIAVDSQYGISGSGKYNLNISGHGKVALMTSGQPLLLQVTPDKYVNVDADAIVAWSSSLRVQMQAQTHSSGVWRRRGNTGEGWELSFLGQGYALVQPSELLPPQNAVVGGGMAAQFGMGQQGARGQNQGNIFSN is encoded by the coding sequence ATGCAGAGCCCGCTTTTCGCCTTCACCGAGGCCCAGACGCAGGACCGCTACGCGCTGCAGAACCCGCAGCTGCTGCGGGTCGCCCTGAGCGGCCATGAGGATGTGCTCGCCCGTAAGGGCAGCATGGTCGCCTATCAGGGGCTCATCGAGTTCGACGGCGAGTACCAGACGCCGGGGCAGCGCATGACCCGCAGCCGCGCCGGTGAGGGCCTGGACCTGATGCGCTGCTCCGGGCAGGGCACGGTCTACCTCGCCAACCTCGCCCAGCACATCCATGTGATGGACGTGGACCACGACGGGCTGACCGTCGACAGCTCCTATGTGCTCGCGCTCGACTCCACGCTGCACTGGGAGACGATCGCGGTGGACAGCCAGTACGGGATCTCCGGCTCCGGCAAGTACAACCTCAACATCTCCGGCCACGGCAAGGTCGCGCTGATGACCTCGGGGCAGCCGCTGCTGCTCCAGGTCACCCCCGACAAGTACGTCAACGTCGACGCGGACGCCATCGTCGCCTGGTCCAGCTCGCTGCGGGTCCAGATGCAGGCGCAGACGCACTCCTCGGGCGTCTGGCGGCGGCGCGGCAACACCGGCGAGGGCTGGGAGCTCAGCTTCCTCGGCCAGGGCTACGCGCTGGTGCAGCCCAGTGAGCTGCTCCCGCCGCAGAACGCGGTGGTCGGGGGCGGCATGGCCGCGCAGTTCGGCATGGGCCAGCAGGGCGCCCGCGGTCAGAACCAGGGCAACATCTTCAGCAACTGA
- a CDS encoding NUDIX hydrolase, whose amino-acid sequence MSLHQDTARVLTEWPAPDAAQERLRQHYGDHLAAYPDGMWKACGDGHITASALVVDLDRERVLLTLHRKLRMWLQMGGHCEPDDATLAGAALREATEESGIEGLMLLPGGPVRLDRHHTPCAWHLDVQYAAVAPRGAVAAISDESLDLRWFGYDEVADVADESVRHLVTRTRALL is encoded by the coding sequence GTGAGTCTGCACCAGGACACGGCGCGGGTGCTCACCGAGTGGCCCGCGCCCGATGCCGCCCAGGAGCGGCTGCGGCAGCATTACGGCGACCATCTGGCCGCGTATCCGGACGGCATGTGGAAGGCGTGCGGGGACGGCCACATCACGGCGAGCGCGCTGGTGGTCGACCTGGACCGGGAGCGCGTGCTGCTCACCCTGCACCGGAAGCTGCGGATGTGGCTGCAGATGGGCGGCCACTGCGAGCCGGACGACGCCACGCTCGCGGGCGCGGCGCTGCGCGAGGCCACCGAGGAGTCCGGGATCGAGGGGCTGATGCTGCTGCCGGGCGGCCCGGTGCGGCTCGACCGGCACCACACCCCCTGCGCCTGGCATCTGGACGTCCAGTACGCGGCGGTCGCGCCCCGGGGTGCGGTGGCGGCGATCAGCGACGAGTCACTGGATCTGCGCTGGTTCGGCTACGACGAGGTGGCGGACGTGGCCGATGAGTCGGTGCGGCACCTGGTGACGCGCACCCGCGCGCTGCTCTGA